From the genome of Plectropomus leopardus isolate mb chromosome 13, YSFRI_Pleo_2.0, whole genome shotgun sequence, one region includes:
- the LOC121952729 gene encoding mediator of RNA polymerase II transcription subunit 13-like — MAGSPVVNVPWLQEERAVLGLPSDGNIPSVGSTMDQDYSQTYTPQTHTPFMSNSAPPSNSGAGILPSPATPRFSAPTPRTPRTPRTPRGPSSVQGSLKYENSDLYSPASTPSTCRPLNSVEPATVPSIPEAHSLYVTLILSESVMNLFKDCNFDSCCICVCNMNIKGADVGVYLSDPIGEAQEPCSCGFSAVVNRRYGNGSGLFLEDELDIIGRGSDVSREAEKRFEELRLSSLERTGVGRGDRVPDELILLLQDQCTNPFSPISILEHDIVTRGPSGAPVPPCVRVEERDYHSDCYMALEHGRQFMDNMSGGKVDEALVKSTCLHHWAKQNAVDVSALCSQDVLRVLMSLQPVLQDAIQKKRTVRSWGVQGPLTWQQFHKMAGRGSYGTDESPEPLPIPTFLVGYEYDFVVLSPFGLPYWEKLLLDPFGSQRDIGYLVVCPDNEALLSGAKTFFRDLTAVYEVEC; from the exons ATGGCTGGAAGT CCCGTGGTGAACGTGCCctggctgcaggaggagagagctGTGCTGGGACTTCCTTCTGATGG TAACATCCCCAGTGTGGGTAGCACCATGGACCAGGACTACAGCCAGACCTACACCCCTCAGACCCACACGCCTTTCATGTCAAACAGCGCTCCACCAAGCAACAGCGGCGCTGGCATCCTGCCTTCACCTGCCACGCCGCGTTTCTCTGCGCCCACCCCCCGTACGCCGCGCACCCCACGCACACCTCGAGGCCCCTCCAGCGTCCAGGGCTCGCTCAAGTACGAGAACTCCGACCTGTACTCCCCTGCGTCCACGCCCTCCACCTGCCGACCGCTGAACTCCGTCGAGCCGGCCACCGTACCCTCCATCCCAGAGGCCCACAGCCTCTACGTCACCCTCATCCTCTCCGAGTCAGTCATGAACCTCTTTAAGGACTGCAACTTCGACAGCTGCTGCATCTGCGTGTGCAACATGAACATAAAGGGAGCCGATGTGGGCGTGTACCTGAGCGACCCCATCGGCGAGGCTCAGGAACCCTGCAGCTGCGGCTTCAGCGCCGTGGTCAACCGGCGTTATGGTAACGGCTCGGGCCTCTTCCTGGAGGACGAGCTGGATATCATTGGCCGCGGCTCGGACGtaagcagagaggcagagaagcGCTTCGAGGAGCTGCGGCTCTCCTCGCTGGAAAGAACTGGAGTAGGAAGGGGCGACCGCGTCCCAGACGAGCTGATTCTTCTGCTGCAGGACCAGTGTACTAACCCTTTTTCACCAATTTCAATCCTGGAGCATGACATCGTGACACGGGGGCCGAGTGGGGCCCCTGTGCCGCCCTGTGTGAGGGTGGAGGAGCGAGACTACCACAGCGACTGCTACATGGCGCTGGAGCACGGCAGGCAGTTCATGGACAACATGTCGGGTGGCAAGGTGGATGAGGCGCTGGTCAAGAGCACCTGCCTGCACCACTGGGCCAAACAAAACG CAGTGGACGTGAGTGCGCTGTGCTCTCAGGATGTGCTGCGGGTGCTGATGTCCCTGCAGCCTGTACTCCAGGACGCGATCCAGAAGAAGAGGACGGTACGGTCGTGGGGCGTTCAGGGTCCCCTCACCTGGCAGCAGTTCCACAAGATGGCTGGACGGGGCTCTTACG GCACAGACGAGTCCCCGGAGCCCCTGCCCATCCCCACCTTCCTGGTGGGTTATGAGTATGACTTTGTGGTGCTGTCTCCGTTTGGTCTGCCCTACTGGGAGAAACTGCTGCTGGATCCCTTCGGTTCCCAGCGGGACATCGGGTACCTGGTGGTTTGTCCTGACAACGAGGCCTTGCTCAGCGGCGCCAAGACCTTCTTCAGAGATCTCACCGCCGTCTACGAGGTAGAGTGCTAA